The following are encoded in a window of Panicum virgatum strain AP13 chromosome 5N, P.virgatum_v5, whole genome shotgun sequence genomic DNA:
- the LOC120673849 gene encoding ubiquitin recognition factor in ER-associated degradation protein 1-like, with the protein MRLRAEPVIPAAQNDVWDPDASGTKLACAFSVLVHRHVGPDWCLVACGLPCSSRLWSGIRRRLRLCACVVSTPINTGFCSSMPVPCEVRSEKKRIWPAERVPADFLMYFQEYLNLQHRAFVQYYRCLSMSLLNKENIDEDGNWVIMPPSALDRLSRLNVEYPMLFQIKNPSTERVTHCGVHEFVAEEGFIHMPTRLMEHLGVQENELVLVRNTLLPTATFVKLQPHTTDFLDVSHHKELLENNFRKFICLTAGETIVVTEGERRYYLDVLEARPAEAVRTIDTDCAVDFAPPLDYVEPAPAPAPAPGASQANGKLPRFTGVAARMDGKPVEQAPPAPVPVGRQADLPRQPAQFTGVAARIDGKPVELPPPTPSPAAASAGALGAPKSKVRLGAPSAAGSGNGRGVSKAEAAGGKEQEKLFVGTQYSLKD; encoded by the exons ATGCGGCTGCGTGCCGAACCCGTTATCCCGGCGGCACAGAATGACGTGTGGGACCCAGATGCCAGTGGGACAAAGCTCGCGTGTGCTTTCTCAGTTCTGGTTCACCGACATGTGGGCCCGGATTGGTGTCTTGTGGCCTGTGGGCTACCGTGTTCGAGTCGGTTGTGGAGCGGAATCCGCCGCCGACTCCGGCTCTGCGCCTGCGTCGTGAGCACTCCCATAAATACTGGGTTTTGCTCTTCGATGCCCGTGCCGTGCGAAGTTCGTAGCGAGAAGAAGAGGATTTGGCCGGCGGAACGAGTCCCTGCAGATTTCCTGATG TATTTCCAGGAGTACCTCAACCTGCAGCACCGGGCGTTCGTGCAGTACTACCGCTGCCTGTCGATGTCTCTCCTGAACAAGGAGAATATCGACGAGGACGGGAACTGGG TTATCATGCCGCCATCTGCCCTTGATCGCCTTAGCCGCCTCAACGTCGAGTACCCGATGCTGTTCCAGATCAAGAACCCCAGCACGGAGCGCGTCACGCACTGCGGCGTGCACGAGTTCGTCGCCGAGGAAGGGTTCATCCACATGCCGACCAGG TTGATGGAGCACCTGGGTGTCCAGGAGAACGAGCTCGTGTTGGTGAGGAACACGCTGCTGCCCACGGCCACCTTCGTCAAGCTGCAGCCGCACACCACGGACTTCCTCGACGTCTCCCACCACAAGGAACT GCTGGAGAACAACTTCCGCAAGTTCATCTGCTTGACCGCCGGCGAGACGATCGTGGTGACGGAGGGCGAGCGGCGGTACTACCTGGACGTGTtggaggcgcggccggccgaGGCGGTCCGCACCATCGACACTGACTGCGCCGTGGACTTCGCGCCACCGCTCGACTACGTGGAGCCGGCACCCGCGCCGGCCCCGGCACCCGGCGCCAGCCAGGCCAACGGCAAGCTGCCCCGGTTCACTGGCGTCGCGGCGCGGATGGACGGCAAGCCGGTGGAGcaggcgccgcccgcgccggtgcCCGTGGGCAGGCAGGCTGACCTGCCGCGGCAGCCAGCCCAGTTCACCGGCGTCGCGGCGCGGATAGACGGCAAGCCAGTGGAGCTGCCGCCGCCTACgccgtctccggcggcggcgagcgccggtGCTCTGGGCGCACCGAAGAGCAAGGTTCGACTCGGCGCCCCCTCCGCGGCTGGCAGCGGCAATGGGAGAGGCGTGAGCAAGGCGGAGGCGGCTGGAGGCAAGGAACAGGAGAAGCTCTTTGTCGGGACTCAGTATTCCTTGAAGGACTGA